GCGTCCCGCGCCCGGCCCGGAAGCTCAGCAGCAACAGTTCGCCGGCGCCGCCCGCGGCGATCGCCGCCGCCAGCGTCACACAGAAGGCCTCGGCCTCGTGGCCGCCGACGAACGGTCTGCCCCTCCCGCCGCCGGCCGTCCGCGCCGCACCGCCCGTCTCCGCCCGGAACTCCGCCGCCGCGGTCAGCTCCTCCCCGTCCTCCGGGCCGTGCGATCGAAGCCGCAGCGAGTGGCGGCCCTCGGCCGCGCCGGCCACCAGCGCGAGGTAGACCTCCACGACGTGGCCGAGGACGGCCGTGAGCCTCGGCCGGGCCGCCTCCTCGCCCTCCAGCGCCGCCAGCAGCGCCGCGCAGGCGATCGAGATCCGGACCCGGGCCCGGTGGTCCGCGAGCAGGGCCGGCAGCAGCTCGGCCAGCCGCTCCCCCGTGTACACGAAGGGGCGGCCGACCAGCTCCGGATCGGCGGCATAGGCGACGCGGGCCTCCCGGTCCTCCGGCTCGAAGCCGAACTCCTCGCAGAAGTCCTCGAAGTCGGCCGGCTCCAGCACCCGGAGGTGCACCTCCAGGCCCTGCCCGCGCAGGGCCCGCAGTTGCGTCTCGGTTCGCCGCAGGTACGCCTCGAAGGTCACCCGGCCGAAGAGCCCGTAGCGGCTGAGGCAGGCGAAGTCGACGGCCTCCGCGGCCACCGCCAGGGCCACCGGCTGCGGGGGCGGCCCACCACGTGCGCGGGCTCCTCCACGCCCCTGGGCGGCCGGACCGCCGGGACCGCCGGGACCGCCGATGGGACCGGCCCGGCCGGGACCTCGACGGATTCTGCGCACCGCGCCCCACAAACCTCCCGCCGGGCGGCTCCCGGCGCGGCTCCCACCCGGCCGGGGATCGGCTCGCCCAGCGTCGGCTGCGCCGGCGTGTTCCCGGGGGCCGGGGCCATCGGTGTGACGGCCGGTTCCCGGGCCACGACGGGTGCCCGGAGCGGGGCGAGGACCGGCCGGACCGACAGCCCGGCCACGGCGGGCGCCGAGGCAGCGGCCGGCGGAGCGGTCACGACGGGCGCGGTGCTCGGGATCGGCAGGACGGTCGCAGCCGGCGGGGCGCCCGGGATCGGTGCGGCGCCCGGGATCAGCGGGGTGGTCGGAATCGGTGAGGTGGTCGGAATCGACGGAGTGGAGCCGCTCGGGCTGGGTCATGGGCCCTCCCTCTGTTCTCCGGGCCCGCCCGTTCCAGGGCGGGCCGCAGCGCGGTCGCCGGACCGCCCGGAGGTCCCGGCCGATCCGACAGGGGAGAACATACACAGCGTCACCGACAGTCGACGCCGAGCGACCGTCGGGGCACCCGTGGGACGGGCGGGAAGCCCGTTCGTCCTCGGACTGTCGGTGCCGGAGGTTAAGGTCGGGGACCATGCGACTGCTGCATACCTCCGACTGGCATCTCGGGCGCTCCTTCCATCGGGAGAGCCTGCACGACGCCCAGCGTGCCTTCCTCGACCACCTGGTGGCCGTGGTGGCCGCCGAGCGCGTCCAGGCCGTGCTGGTCGCGGGCGACGTGTACGACCGGGCGCTGCCGAGTCTGGAGGCGGTCGCCCTCTTCGACGACGTCCTGCACCGGCTGGCCGGGCTCGGTGTCCCCACCGTCTTCATCAGCGGCAACCACGACTCGGCCCGCCGGCTCGGGGTCGGCGCCGGCCTGCTGGACCGGGCCGGCATCCACCTGCGGACCGATCCGGACGGCTGCGCGACGCCCGTCCTGCTGGCGGACGAGGGGCACGGCGAGGTGGCGGTCTACGGGCTGCCGTACCTGGAGCCCGCCCTGGTACGTGAGCGCTTCGGCCTGGAGCGGGGCGGCCACGCCGCCGTCCTCGGGGCCGCGATGGAGCGGGTCAGGGCGGATCTCGCGGCTCGTCCCCCCGGCACCCGCGCGGTGGTCCTGGCACACGCCTTCGTCACCGGTGGGGCGCCCAGCGACAGCGAGCGGGACATCGCGGTCGGCGGCGTCGCGAACGTGCCCGTTTCGGTGTTCGACGGGGTGCACTACGCCGCGCTCGGCCACCTGCACGGCTGCCAGACCCTGGCCCCGCAC
The sequence above is drawn from the Kitasatospora sp. NBC_00315 genome and encodes:
- a CDS encoding exonuclease SbcCD subunit D, encoding MRLLHTSDWHLGRSFHRESLHDAQRAFLDHLVAVVAAERVQAVLVAGDVYDRALPSLEAVALFDDVLHRLAGLGVPTVFISGNHDSARRLGVGAGLLDRAGIHLRTDPDGCATPVLLADEGHGEVAVYGLPYLEPALVRERFGLERGGHAAVLGAAMERVRADLAARPPGTRAVVLAHAFVTGGAPSDSERDIAVGGVANVPVSVFDGVHYAALGHLHGCQTLAPHVRYSGSPLPYSFSEADHRKTMWLVDLAPDGSVAAERVDCPAHRPLARLRGRLEALLDDPALARHEQSWVQVTLTDPGRPADPMERLRRRFPHTLQLLFEPEESADGTPHSYAARVRGRTDLEIAAGFVRHVRPGTEMDGAELDWLREGFESTRESADRRAEQPR